The following is a genomic window from Candidatus Aminicenantes bacterium.
GCGATCAATTGCGGGGCCATCGCGCGTTCGTCGTCCGACAGGGAGCCGCAGTCTACATCCGGCTCTATCGCTAGGCTTAGGCCGCTTTATAAATCAAGCCGAGCCCGGGATTGACCGGCGGCCCGATTTTTTTATAATGATCCTTTGAAAGTCCCGCCGGGCTCGCCGCAACGAACGGCTCGGCGGCCTTGTTCTATTCGTATCGGCGCGACGCGGGCTGCGTCTACGAAAGGAGGCCTATGCATGATCGCAGTTGAGCATCTGGTCAAGAAATACGGTGATCTTGTCGCCGTCCGGGATCTGAGCTTCACGGTCGAGAAAGGCTGCATCTGGGGCCTGCTCGGACCGAACGCGGCCGGCAAGACGACCACCATGCGCATC
Proteins encoded in this region:
- a CDS encoding ATP-binding cassette domain-containing protein; protein product: MIAVEHLVKKYGDLVAVRDLSFTVEKGCIWGLLGPNAAGKTTTMRI